Proteins co-encoded in one Meiothermus sp. genomic window:
- a CDS encoding glycosyltransferase family 2 protein: MSRDFSILIVSHNTQGILSECLQRLKAHYPQAELIVADSGSTDGSPDWVAAAYPEVRLLRLPNRGYAYAVNRGLEVAQRPWVVEMNSDVYLEQGDLEALQMALEANPKAAMAGPTLYTPEGRLQSFGPLYAPYYWNLRSPRAVRWVSGAIIMARKSALQEIGGMDERFFFYNEDLEWCTRARRKGWQVLLVPRRVLHLGGSSTPKDPRFIAEGYRGGLLFTRDYYPYLHGLHRKAVWLEAHLRLWLDPNTLRRQGYGLILQMLQDRLLDVSPFLREPARGPREDS, translated from the coding sequence ATGAGCCGAGACTTCTCTATCCTTATCGTATCGCACAACACCCAGGGCATTCTTAGCGAGTGTCTGCAAAGGCTAAAGGCCCACTACCCACAAGCCGAGCTGATCGTGGCCGACTCGGGCTCTACAGACGGCAGCCCCGACTGGGTAGCGGCCGCTTACCCCGAGGTTCGGCTGCTGCGGCTGCCCAACCGCGGCTACGCCTACGCGGTCAACCGGGGCCTCGAGGTAGCCCAGAGGCCCTGGGTGGTGGAGATGAACAGCGACGTATACCTGGAGCAGGGTGACCTCGAGGCCCTGCAGATGGCTTTGGAGGCCAACCCCAAGGCTGCGATGGCGGGGCCTACCCTGTACACACCCGAGGGGCGGTTACAGTCTTTTGGGCCGCTCTATGCCCCTTATTACTGGAACTTGCGCAGCCCCAGGGCCGTCCGTTGGGTATCCGGTGCAATCATTATGGCTCGTAAGTCGGCCTTGCAGGAAATTGGCGGGATGGACGAGCGCTTTTTTTTCTACAACGAGGATCTCGAGTGGTGCACCCGAGCCCGGCGCAAGGGCTGGCAGGTTTTGCTGGTACCGCGCCGGGTGCTGCACCTGGGGGGCAGCTCCACCCCCAAAGACCCCCGTTTTATAGCCGAGGGCTACCGGGGCGGCCTGCTGTTTACGCGGGATTACTACCCATATCTGCATGGGCTGCACCGAAAAGCGGTCTGGCTCGAGGCCCATCTGCGCCTGTGGCTCGATCCCAACACCTTGCGGCGGCAAGGCTACGGACTAATCTTGCAGATGCTACAGGACAGATTGCTAGACGTCTCCCCGTTTCTACGTGAGCCAGCACGCGGGCCTAGGGAAGATAGCTAA
- a CDS encoding glucose-1-phosphate thymidylyltransferase produces MELKGLVLSGGKGTRLRPLTHTRAKQLIPIAGKPNLFYAIEDLLEAGIRDIGVILSPETGDEVRAALGDGSRWGVRLTYIVQEAPLGIAHAVKTAQGFLSDSPFVLYLGDNLLSGGIKHLVEEYLQTRPEAIVLLTPVEDPRAFGVVVLDGAGKVVRLIEKPQEPPSNLALVGVYLFSPAVHHIINQLKPSGRGEYEITEAIQGLVDAGLRVVAHQVRGWWKDTGKPEDLLDANRLVLSSLERRVEGELADSQVVGEVVVEPGARIVRSTVRGPAYIGAGALVEDGFIGPYTAIGKNARVISSEVEYSILMDEAQVYQLPYRLDSSVLGQGVVVDGQGNARRHTLQLVLGDRSRVRF; encoded by the coding sequence ATGGAACTCAAGGGACTGGTTCTCTCCGGAGGCAAAGGAACGCGCCTGCGTCCCCTCACCCACACCCGGGCCAAGCAGCTTATTCCCATCGCAGGGAAGCCCAACCTGTTCTATGCTATCGAGGATCTGCTCGAGGCCGGCATCCGCGACATAGGGGTCATCCTCAGCCCGGAGACCGGTGACGAGGTGCGAGCGGCGCTGGGCGATGGCTCGCGCTGGGGTGTGCGCCTCACCTATATCGTGCAGGAAGCGCCACTGGGCATCGCCCACGCGGTCAAGACCGCCCAGGGGTTTCTATCCGATAGCCCTTTTGTGCTCTACCTGGGCGATAACCTGCTTTCGGGCGGTATCAAACACCTGGTGGAAGAGTATCTGCAAACCCGCCCGGAGGCCATTGTCCTGCTCACGCCCGTCGAAGACCCACGGGCCTTCGGGGTGGTGGTGCTGGACGGGGCCGGAAAGGTGGTGCGGCTCATAGAGAAACCCCAGGAACCTCCGTCCAACCTGGCCCTGGTAGGGGTGTATCTGTTTAGCCCGGCCGTTCACCACATCATCAACCAGCTCAAACCTTCCGGTCGGGGCGAGTACGAGATCACCGAGGCCATTCAGGGCCTGGTGGATGCAGGGTTGCGGGTGGTAGCCCACCAGGTGCGCGGCTGGTGGAAGGACACCGGCAAGCCCGAAGACCTGCTGGATGCCAACCGATTGGTGCTCTCGAGCCTCGAGCGCCGGGTGGAAGGTGAGCTGGCCGATTCCCAGGTGGTGGGCGAGGTGGTGGTGGAACCGGGGGCCCGCATCGTCCGCAGCACGGTGCGGGGCCCGGCCTACATCGGGGCCGGGGCGCTGGTGGAGGATGGGTTTATTGGCCCCTACACGGCCATTGGCAAAAATGCCAGGGTGATCTCCAGCGAGGTCGAGTACTCGATTCTGATGGACGAGGCCCAGGTTTACCAGCTGCCCTACCGCCTGGACAGCAGCGTGCTGGGGCAGGGGGTGGTGGTGGACGGGCAGGGCAATGCCCGCCGCCATACCCTGCAACTGGTGCTGGGGGATCGTAGTCGGGTGCGGTTTTAG
- a CDS encoding class II aldolase/adducin family protein, whose amino-acid sequence MVQSSGSMPFGLEATPPRFALHGTPTPGLTGLAQSLSKVLEAKGYILDPQAEAPRAVLNFIQAEKPTPYRRKAQGTMVISFLELPQMPPDPIAGLYSYLVRALSNMLVVYVPGQGAYFLTLELGRYHEPEGPGFAERVFERIHPIASSVLVVQNIFETDLEPELWQGDALTKSLSAAGRKLAEWDLLPAAFPIEEILPPEDFRHVKRLYGIGGLSYGNLSVRKDERRFWMSASGVDKANLREVGRDILMVTDYDPIQNAMRLSVPPGIEPRRVSVDAIEHWMIYREHPQVGAILHVHAWMENIASTQFNYPCGTYQLAEAVAQKVREAPDPSRAVVGLKNHGLTITGHSLEEILERIEGRLLRQVPMS is encoded by the coding sequence ATGGTTCAGTCCAGTGGCAGCATGCCCTTCGGCCTCGAGGCTACCCCGCCCCGTTTTGCCCTCCACGGCACACCCACCCCAGGCCTGACCGGGCTAGCCCAATCGCTGAGCAAGGTACTCGAAGCCAAAGGTTACATCCTAGACCCGCAGGCCGAGGCGCCGCGGGCTGTTCTCAATTTTATCCAGGCCGAAAAACCCACCCCCTACCGGCGCAAAGCCCAGGGCACCATGGTGATCTCCTTCCTCGAGCTACCCCAGATGCCCCCCGACCCCATCGCCGGGCTGTACAGCTACCTGGTGCGGGCCCTTTCCAACATGCTGGTGGTGTATGTGCCGGGCCAGGGGGCGTATTTTCTGACCCTCGAGCTCGGTCGGTACCACGAGCCCGAAGGGCCTGGCTTTGCCGAGCGGGTCTTCGAGCGAATCCACCCCATTGCCTCCTCGGTGCTGGTGGTGCAGAACATCTTTGAAACCGACCTCGAGCCCGAGCTCTGGCAGGGCGATGCTCTAACCAAAAGCCTGAGCGCCGCCGGCCGCAAACTGGCCGAGTGGGACTTGCTTCCAGCCGCTTTTCCCATCGAGGAAATTCTGCCGCCCGAAGACTTCCGCCACGTCAAGCGGCTGTATGGCATTGGCGGGCTGTCCTACGGCAACCTCTCGGTGCGCAAGGACGAGCGGCGCTTCTGGATGTCGGCCAGCGGGGTGGACAAGGCCAACCTGCGCGAGGTGGGGCGGGACATCCTGATGGTCACCGACTACGACCCCATCCAGAACGCCATGCGCCTCTCGGTTCCACCGGGGATTGAGCCGCGCCGGGTGAGCGTGGACGCCATCGAGCACTGGATGATCTACCGCGAACACCCCCAGGTAGGGGCCATCCTGCACGTGCACGCCTGGATGGAGAACATCGCCTCCACCCAGTTCAACTACCCCTGCGGCACCTACCAGCTCGCCGAGGCCGTGGCGCAAAAAGTGCGCGAAGCCCCCGACCCCAGCCGGGCGGTGGTGGGCCTCAAAAACCACGGCCTGACCATTACCGGGCACAGCCTCGAGGAGATTCTGGAACGCATCGAGGGCCGGCTTTTGCGCCAGGTGCCCATGTCCTAA
- a CDS encoding monothiol bacilliredoxin BrxC family protein — MSLRERVFPLRTPEDVDTFLERFELTAIFKASTSDKTLEAMQYVQKYLEPRPDVAIGIIRIPEDRPASNHVEARTGIQHQSPQFILFRQARPLFDLDNWKINPEQLEPLLLQHLPVHIGKHVRNPAVVGLQAYLDLLERFITGQLSEERFQWGYLDRLKKEADWRSDEDFDLLNSLFPNPDGRAFTPGKVVALEFQAQLAGQAEPLVERARRLRARVEALQATKADAL; from the coding sequence ATGAGCCTGCGTGAACGGGTTTTTCCCCTCCGAACACCCGAGGATGTAGATACTTTTTTAGAACGCTTCGAGCTGACGGCCATCTTCAAGGCCAGCACCAGCGACAAGACCCTCGAGGCCATGCAGTACGTGCAGAAGTACCTCGAGCCCCGCCCCGACGTGGCCATCGGTATCATCCGCATTCCCGAAGACCGCCCGGCCTCGAACCATGTCGAAGCCCGCACCGGCATCCAGCACCAGAGCCCGCAGTTCATCCTTTTTCGTCAGGCCCGGCCCCTCTTCGACCTCGACAACTGGAAGATCAACCCCGAGCAGCTAGAGCCTTTGCTGCTGCAGCACCTGCCGGTTCATATCGGCAAGCACGTGCGCAACCCCGCGGTGGTGGGGCTTCAGGCCTACCTGGATCTGCTCGAGCGCTTTATTACAGGGCAGCTCAGCGAGGAGCGCTTCCAGTGGGGCTACCTGGATCGCCTCAAGAAAGAGGCCGACTGGCGCTCCGACGAAGACTTCGACCTGCTGAATAGCCTGTTCCCCAACCCCGACGGGCGGGCCTTTACCCCCGGCAAGGTGGTAGCGCTGGAGTTTCAGGCCCAGCTTGCCGGCCAGGCCGAGCCGCTTGTGGAGCGAGCCCGACGCTTACGCGCTCGGGTCGAGGCCCTTCAAGCAACCAAAGCGGATGCGCTTTAG
- a CDS encoding TVP38/TMEM64 family protein, whose amino-acid sequence MDRLPPPRTLPILPALLALLLLAGVLTGIYFVFPGLKERIDGVYGLLSSGNQQAMQAWVAGLGWLGPLSIIGLMIAQTLVSVVPMALVMLVSVLAFGPVFGGILGWVGAVIAAMVGYGLARLLGPVVVDRFVSEDIRRKVETQVERYGPWAIIALRLSFVVPTDSVNFVAGLVRMHPLKFLLATAVGALPVTVVIAWLGADFSRLGPFLLVATLVGLVALGGWILYDRTRLQRKTQPSESESA is encoded by the coding sequence ATGGATCGGCTACCTCCACCCCGAACCTTGCCCATACTGCCCGCATTGCTGGCCTTGCTGCTGCTGGCGGGTGTGCTGACTGGAATCTATTTTGTGTTTCCTGGCCTTAAGGAACGCATTGATGGGGTCTATGGCTTGCTTTCCAGCGGCAATCAGCAGGCTATGCAGGCCTGGGTGGCCGGGCTGGGCTGGCTGGGCCCCCTGAGCATTATCGGACTGATGATCGCCCAGACCCTGGTCTCGGTGGTGCCGATGGCCTTGGTCATGCTGGTCTCGGTGCTGGCCTTTGGGCCGGTATTCGGCGGCATTTTGGGTTGGGTCGGGGCCGTTATCGCGGCCATGGTGGGCTACGGCCTCGCCAGGCTGCTGGGCCCGGTGGTGGTGGATCGCTTCGTTAGCGAGGATATCCGGCGCAAAGTGGAGACCCAGGTCGAGCGCTACGGCCCCTGGGCCATCATCGCGTTGCGGCTGTCCTTCGTGGTGCCCACCGACAGCGTGAACTTCGTGGCCGGACTGGTGCGCATGCACCCGCTTAAGTTCTTGCTGGCCACCGCAGTGGGGGCCCTGCCCGTAACGGTGGTTATTGCCTGGTTGGGCGCCGATTTCTCCCGGCTGGGGCCCTTTCTCCTGGTGGCCACCCTCGTGGGCCTGGTGGCCCTGGGGGGTTGGATTCTCTACGACCGTACTCGACTACAACGCAAAACCCAGCCCAGCGAGAGCGAATCAGCCTAG
- a CDS encoding NAD-dependent deacylase: MNLEAARKRLWEARRVAVLTGAGISQPSGIPTFRDAAGLWKDFDIEEYATPAAYARDPQKVWEWYAWRYQNVMQAQPNRAHTLLALLEQRIGEGFLLVTQNVDSLHSRAGSQRLVELHGNIARGRCERCGERFPLPDPAHFVPPPYCPSCKARGRPDVVWFGELLPEGAFEQALWAFAEAEVALVIGTSAEVEPAASLGRLAHSSGAYLIEINPNPTPLSSQADCSLRMGAVEGMEALVGDLG; the protein is encoded by the coding sequence ATGAACCTGGAAGCTGCTCGCAAGCGCCTGTGGGAGGCCCGCCGGGTGGCGGTGCTCACCGGAGCTGGCATTTCCCAACCTTCCGGCATTCCTACGTTTCGCGATGCCGCGGGTTTGTGGAAGGATTTTGATATCGAAGAGTACGCTACGCCTGCAGCCTACGCCCGCGACCCCCAGAAGGTCTGGGAATGGTATGCCTGGCGCTACCAGAACGTCATGCAAGCCCAGCCCAACCGGGCCCACACTTTGCTGGCCCTGCTGGAACAGCGGATAGGGGAGGGCTTTCTACTGGTGACCCAGAACGTGGACAGCCTGCACAGCCGGGCCGGTTCCCAGCGCCTGGTCGAACTGCACGGCAACATTGCCAGGGGCCGCTGTGAGCGCTGCGGAGAGCGGTTTCCGCTTCCTGACCCGGCCCATTTCGTGCCGCCGCCCTACTGCCCGAGCTGCAAGGCCAGGGGTCGCCCGGATGTGGTGTGGTTTGGGGAGTTGCTACCGGAAGGTGCTTTTGAGCAGGCCTTGTGGGCTTTTGCCGAAGCCGAGGTGGCCCTGGTGATTGGAACCAGCGCCGAGGTTGAACCTGCGGCCAGCCTGGGACGGCTGGCGCACTCGAGCGGTGCCTATCTGATCGAGATCAACCCCAACCCCACCCCCCTCTCGAGCCAGGCCGACTGCTCCCTCCGGATGGGCGCGGTGGAGGGCATGGAAGCCCTGGTGGGAGACCTAGGCTGA
- a CDS encoding NAD(P)H-hydrate dehydratase: MRLYTAQAMREADRKATELGYPSLLLMDTAGRRSAKRLLQYFGGRKAVVLCGKGNNGGDGLVAARWLKVWGAEVEVFAAEGQAGDAALARQALQAHGIAIRPLEEWQPERNTVILDALFGTGLRGPLEGPYARLVEQINTSGLPVVAIDLPSGLPYSPHVQASLTVALAGLKNEHLFYPHRAACGRILIDNLGMPPEALRNEALPELLHRAQMQKLLPKRAGNAHKGSVGRVLVVGGYLSYTGAPSLAALGAYRTGAGLVTMAYPADCAVQPPLEAVRLPLLEWNTANLQRGRAEAVAVGMGAGDGGVQAALAALGLKRPTVLDADALYERALQAYSEAALPTVITPHPGEASRLLGLPSEQVARFPLEAAQTLAKRYPGLVVALKGGPTVLAWQPQGGPTSTPQLAVNSTGNPHMATGGMGDVLSGVIAALLAAGLSPWEAARLGVYLHGLAGDLAGKPGLLAHEVAEALPVAIEQLQAGGIRDFWEPE; this comes from the coding sequence ATGCGACTCTACACTGCCCAAGCCATGCGCGAGGCCGACCGGAAGGCCACCGAGCTGGGCTATCCCAGCCTGCTCTTAATGGATACGGCCGGAAGGCGCTCGGCCAAACGTTTATTGCAGTATTTTGGGGGCCGCAAAGCTGTGGTGCTGTGCGGCAAGGGCAACAACGGGGGGGACGGGCTGGTAGCGGCCCGCTGGCTCAAGGTCTGGGGCGCAGAGGTCGAGGTTTTCGCCGCCGAGGGCCAGGCCGGCGATGCGGCCCTGGCAAGGCAGGCCTTGCAGGCCCACGGCATAGCCATCCGGCCCCTGGAGGAGTGGCAGCCCGAGCGCAACACGGTAATCCTGGATGCCCTGTTTGGCACGGGGCTGCGTGGCCCACTGGAAGGGCCGTATGCCCGGCTGGTCGAGCAGATCAACACTTCTGGGCTGCCGGTGGTGGCCATTGACCTTCCCTCAGGTCTACCCTATTCGCCCCATGTTCAGGCCAGCCTGACCGTGGCGCTGGCAGGGCTCAAAAACGAGCATCTGTTCTACCCACACCGCGCCGCCTGTGGGCGCATCCTGATAGATAACCTCGGGATGCCGCCAGAAGCCCTGAGGAATGAAGCGCTGCCGGAGCTCTTGCACAGAGCGCAGATGCAGAAGCTCCTTCCCAAACGAGCGGGCAATGCGCACAAGGGCTCGGTGGGGCGGGTACTGGTGGTGGGGGGCTACCTTAGCTATACCGGTGCGCCCAGCCTGGCGGCCCTGGGGGCCTACCGAACCGGTGCCGGACTGGTCACCATGGCCTATCCCGCCGACTGCGCGGTGCAACCACCCCTGGAGGCTGTGCGCCTCCCGTTGTTGGAGTGGAACACCGCCAACCTTCAGAGGGGCCGGGCAGAGGCGGTGGCAGTCGGGATGGGTGCGGGCGACGGAGGGGTACAGGCGGCCCTGGCCGCGCTGGGTCTAAAGCGCCCCACTGTACTGGACGCCGACGCCCTGTACGAGCGAGCTTTGCAAGCCTACAGCGAAGCAGCACTCCCCACCGTGATAACCCCCCACCCAGGGGAGGCCAGCCGCTTGCTGGGGCTGCCCAGCGAACAGGTGGCCCGCTTCCCCCTCGAGGCCGCCCAAACCCTAGCCAAGCGCTATCCGGGGCTGGTGGTGGCGCTGAAGGGTGGCCCCACCGTGCTGGCCTGGCAACCCCAGGGGGGCCCCACTTCAACGCCACAACTCGCGGTCAATAGCACCGGCAACCCCCATATGGCCACTGGAGGGATGGGCGATGTGCTCTCGGGGGTGATAGCTGCCCTGCTGGCCGCGGGCCTCTCGCCCTGGGAGGCCGCCCGGCTGGGGGTGTACCTGCATGGGCTGGCCGGCGACCTGGCGGGCA